In Populus nigra chromosome 1, ddPopNigr1.1, whole genome shotgun sequence, one genomic interval encodes:
- the LOC133680882 gene encoding benzyl alcohol O-benzoyltransferase-like — protein sequence MATPTSISFAVRRCEPELVAPAKATPHEFRQLSDIDRQLYLQFQSPNYNPSMQGKDPVKVIKEAIAQALVYYYPFAGRIRQGPDNKLIVECTGEGVLFMEADADATVEQFGDPIPSPFPCFQELLYNVPGSEGILNTPLLIFQVTRLKCGGFVLGLRLNHPMTDAFGMLQVLNAISEIARGPQAPSILPVWRRELLCARNPPRVTCRHNEYGNDAPVAVDPTAKVPEFHGQVHAVAHRSFVLNRKELSNIRRWIPSHLHPCSNFEVISACLWRCYAIASQANPNEEMRMQMLVNARSKFNPPLPKGYYGNVLALPAAVTNARKLCLNSLGYAVEMIRNAKNRITEEYMRSLADLMEITKGQPIGLQSYVVSDLTSFGFDQVDYGWGNTIYTGPPKAMPDEISIAGTYFLPYGFKNGERGVMLLVSLRAPVMERFAILLEELARHDPERSQEQQEMIPSSL from the exons ATGGCAACACCAACTTCCATATCGTTCGCCGTCAGAAGGTGCGAACCAGAATTAGTTGCGCCAGCTAAGGCCACACCTCATGAATTCAGACAGCTTTCTGATATTGATCGCCAACTATACCTCCAATTTCAATCACCAAATTACAATCCATCGATGCAAGGGAAAGATCCTGTGAAGGTAATAAAGGAGGCAATTGCGCAGGCACTTGTGTATTATTACCCTTTTGCTGGTAGGATTAGACAAGGGCCAGACAATAAGCTTATAGTTGAGTGTACTGGTGAGGGTGTCTTGTTCATGGAAGCCGATGCCGATGCCACGGTGGAGCAGTTTGGTGATCCAATTCCATCTCCATTCCCATGCTTTCAGGAACTTCTTTACAACGTCCCAGGATCAGAAGGGATCCTCAATACCCCATTATTGATTTTTCAG GTGACACGCTTGAAGTGTGGTGGTTTCGTACTTGGGCTCCGTCTTAATCACCCAATGACTGATGCATTCGGCATGCTTCAGGTATTGAATGCCATAAGTGAGATTGCACGAGGTCCTCAAGCCCCTTCAATTCTACCTGTGTGGCGAAGGGAACTCCTCTGTGCTAGGAATCCGCCACGAGTTACATGCAGACACAATGAATATGGTAATGATGCTCCTGTTGCTGTTGATCCTACAGCCAAGGTGCCTGAATTCCACGGCCAGGTTCACGCTGTAGCCCACCGTAGTTTTGTTCTTAACCGCAAGGAATTATCCAACATTCGTAGATGGATTCCTTCTCATTTACACCCATGTTCAAATTTTGAGGTAATAAGTGCATGCTTATGGAGATGCTATGCCATAGCATCTCAAGCTAACCCTAATGAGGAGATGCGCATGCAAATGCTTGTCAACGCACGTTCCAAATTTAACCCTCCATTACCGAAAGGATATTATGGTAACGTGCTAGCTTTGCCAGCAGCTGTAACAAATGCTAGGAAGCTTTGCTTAAACTCTTTAGGGTATGCAGTGGAAATGATAAGAAATGCCAAGAATAGAATAACTGAGGAGTATATGAGATCATTGGCTGATCTAATGGAGATAACCAAAGGGCAGCCTATAGGGTTACAATCATATGTCGTGTCAGACTTAACAAGTTTTGGGTTCGATCAGGTGGACTATGGATGGGGCAACACAATTTATACTGGGCCACCCAAGGCTATGCCTGATGAAATTTCTATTGCAGGAACCTATTTCCTGCCGTATGGATTCAAGAACGGAGAGCGTGGGGTTATGCTTTTGGTTTCCTTACGTGCACCAGTTATGGAGAGATTTGCAATACTATTAGAGGAATTGGCAAGGCATGACCCAGAAAGAAGTCAAGAACAACAAGAAATGATACCAAGCTCCCTATAA
- the LOC133688147 gene encoding uncharacterized protein LOC133688147, giving the protein MNGVQDLMQVGRLVTNRRRGHELSLVSLETLHLNLLPDMRCIWKGLVPSNLTTLKVKQCDRLTHAFTNSMIASLIQLKFLDISNCEELEQIIAKDNDDENDQILSGSDLQSSCFPNLCRLEIRGCNKLKSLFPVAMASGLKKLRILRVRESSQLLGVFGQGDHALTVNVEKEMVLPDLQELLLVQLTSISCFSHGCYDFIFPCLLMLEVHQCPKLTTKFATTSNGSMSAQSEVSQVAEGSSTGCSVPTSTCRNWTRNKGWEEKEEEDGVGHDD; this is encoded by the exons ATGAATGGAGTACAAGATTTAATGCAAGTTGGACGTTTGGTAACTAATAGAAGAAGGGGGCATGAACTTTCGCTCGTGAGTTTGGAAACATTACACTTGAACTTATTGCCTGACATGAGGTGTATATGGAAGGGTCTCGTGCCGAGCAATTTGACTACTTTGAAGGTGAAACAGTGTGACAGACTGACACATGCATTCACGAACAGCATGATTGCTAGTCTAATTCAACTGAAATTTCTAGATATATCAAATTGTGAGGAATTGGAGCAAATTATTGCTAAGGATAATGACGATGAAAATGATCAAATATTGTCAGGAAGTGATCTCCAATCTTCATGCTTCCCTAATCTGTGTCGGCTTGAGATCAGAGGATGCAACAAGTTGAAGAGTCTCTTCCCAGTAGCCATGGCTTCGGGTCTCAAAAAGCTCCGAATACTTAGAGTAAGAGAATCCTCTCAATTATTGGGAGTATTTGGGCAGGGTGATCATGCTTTGACTGTTAATGTTGAGAAGGAGATGGTGCTCCCTGATCTGCAGGAGTTGTTGCTTGTACAATTAACAAGTATTTCCTGCTTCAGTCATGGATGTTATGATTTCATATTCCCTTGTTTGTTGATGTTGGAGGTGCATCAATGTCCAAAGCTGACCACAAAATTTGCTACTACATCAAATGGTTCAATGAGTGCTCAATCAGAG GTATCTCAAGTAGCTGAGGGTTCAAGCACTGGTTGCTCCGTGCCAACCAGCACTTGTAGAAACTGGACCCGAAATAAAGGGTGggaagagaaagaggaagagGATGGAGTTGGTCATGATGATTGA